The following proteins come from a genomic window of Panulirus ornatus isolate Po-2019 chromosome 21, ASM3632096v1, whole genome shotgun sequence:
- the LOC139756265 gene encoding sorting nexin-13-like isoform X1 → MFIPVVCQTTHEMYGPRMTEPYEDLSKRKFCQIIITRRQNAMDLSSLSADILRWLVAVRWCCLVESEQMWLNIHRSHLPLPRDQHEKVINSIQLSSSSERQDRRVTGSSLIDEQLQGVVTLVVRDFVLTWYNHLSHHQAFIMQLHRTIQHSMVVLANRCKNMDWVGYLTTRLVDDIACHLRLFREARSSARGKATSEELIDHFFDREAEKEKDICRDEVCLKSDAEKGDLTYSIDFEKKCMLLQELILQVVQLRFD, encoded by the exons ATGTTTATTCCTGTGGTGTGCCAAACAACACACGAGATGTATGGTCCAAGAATGACTGAGCCATATGAAGATCTCAGCAAGAGAAAATTCTGCCAGATCATTATCACTAGAAGACAAAATGCTATGGACCTGTCTTCACTTAGTGCTGATATCTTAAG ATGGCTGGTTGCAGTAAGATGGTGTTGCCTGGTGGAAAGTGAACAGATGTGGTTAAACATTCACAGGTCACATCTTCCACTACCTCGAGATCAACATGAAAAG GTTATCAATAGTATACAACTCAGTAGCAGCAGTGAACGACAGGACCGACGAGTAACAGGATCCAGCCTCATAGATGAACAGCTTCAAGGAGTGGTGACATTGGTTGTTCGTGATTTTGTACTTACTTGGTATAACCATCTTTCACATCATCAGGCCTTTATTATGCAGCTTCATCGAACCATACAGCATTCTATGGTTGTTCTGGCTAATAG ATGTAAAAATATGGATTGGGTTGGCTATCTTACAACCCGACTTGTTGACGACATAGCATGTCATCTGCGGTTGTTTCGAGAAGCTAGATCATCAGCACGAGGGAAGGCCACTAGTGAAGAGTTGATTGATCATTTCTTTGACCGAgaagctgaaaaagaaaaagatatatgtcgTGATGAAGTATGTCTAAAGTCAGATGCAGAGAAAGGTGATCTTACATATTCaatagattttgaaaaaaaatgtatgctgTTGCAGGAATTGATATTACAGGTTGTGCAACTCAGATTTGATTAA
- the LOC139756265 gene encoding sorting nexin-13-like isoform X2 has translation MAVWAWIVLGAALLLGSFGIKACLTLAVSAVVFCGGWLVAVRWCCLVESEQMWLNIHRSHLPLPRDQHEKVINSIQLSSSSERQDRRVTGSSLIDEQLQGVVTLVVRDFVLTWYNHLSHHQAFIMQLHRTIQHSMVVLANRCKNMDWVGYLTTRLVDDIACHLRLFREARSSARGKATSEELIDHFFDREAEKEKDICRDEVCLKSDAEKGDLTYSIDFEKKCMLLQELILQVVQLRFD, from the exons ATGGCTGTTTGGGCTTGGATTGTATTAGGAGCTGCATTGCTACTTGGTTCATTTGGCATCAAAGCTTGTTTGACCCTTGCTGTGTCTGCTGTTGTATTTTGTGGAGG ATGGCTGGTTGCAGTAAGATGGTGTTGCCTGGTGGAAAGTGAACAGATGTGGTTAAACATTCACAGGTCACATCTTCCACTACCTCGAGATCAACATGAAAAG GTTATCAATAGTATACAACTCAGTAGCAGCAGTGAACGACAGGACCGACGAGTAACAGGATCCAGCCTCATAGATGAACAGCTTCAAGGAGTGGTGACATTGGTTGTTCGTGATTTTGTACTTACTTGGTATAACCATCTTTCACATCATCAGGCCTTTATTATGCAGCTTCATCGAACCATACAGCATTCTATGGTTGTTCTGGCTAATAG ATGTAAAAATATGGATTGGGTTGGCTATCTTACAACCCGACTTGTTGACGACATAGCATGTCATCTGCGGTTGTTTCGAGAAGCTAGATCATCAGCACGAGGGAAGGCCACTAGTGAAGAGTTGATTGATCATTTCTTTGACCGAgaagctgaaaaagaaaaagatatatgtcgTGATGAAGTATGTCTAAAGTCAGATGCAGAGAAAGGTGATCTTACATATTCaatagattttgaaaaaaaatgtatgctgTTGCAGGAATTGATATTACAGGTTGTGCAACTCAGATTTGATTAA